A genomic window from Flavobacterium johnsoniae includes:
- the cyoE gene encoding heme o synthase — MNAAKNTLSIKSIFLDFKEITKAGLAISVLFSSIAGYLLGVDSEHPFSWSVLAVLAVGGYCMVGASNAFNQVIEKDIDSLMDRTKNRPVPSGRMSPKVALLVASLLTIIGIALLYTINAKSAMFAAISIFLYTSVYTPLKTVTSLSVFVGAFPGAIPFMLGWVAATGEFGIEAGTLFLIQFFWQFPHFWSIGWFLYEDYEKAGIFMLPTGRKDKGTALQVILYTIWLIIASLLPVLGFTGQLFISPIAAVLVFLLGIWMLFYAVKLYKLRTAKAARTLMLVSVSYISLLQIVYIVDKFLR, encoded by the coding sequence TTGAACGCTGCAAAAAATACATTATCAATCAAATCAATATTTCTAGACTTTAAAGAGATTACTAAAGCCGGCTTGGCTATTAGTGTTTTGTTCTCTTCTATTGCAGGATATTTATTAGGTGTTGATTCTGAACACCCATTTAGTTGGAGTGTTTTGGCAGTTTTAGCAGTTGGGGGATATTGTATGGTTGGGGCTTCAAATGCTTTTAATCAGGTAATTGAGAAAGATATTGATTCTTTAATGGATCGTACTAAAAATCGTCCAGTTCCTTCAGGACGTATGAGTCCAAAAGTTGCTTTATTAGTTGCAAGTTTGCTAACTATTATCGGTATAGCGCTGCTTTATACTATAAATGCTAAGTCGGCAATGTTTGCGGCAATTTCTATATTCTTGTATACAAGTGTTTACACGCCATTAAAAACAGTTACTTCGCTATCAGTTTTTGTTGGAGCATTTCCTGGAGCAATTCCTTTCATGTTAGGTTGGGTTGCGGCAACTGGAGAATTTGGTATTGAAGCTGGGACTTTGTTTTTGATACAATTTTTTTGGCAATTTCCACATTTTTGGTCTATTGGATGGTTCTTGTATGAAGACTATGAAAAAGCAGGAATTTTTATGTTGCCTACAGGCAGAAAAGATAAAGGAACTGCATTACAGGTTATTTTGTATACAATTTGGCTGATAATTGCTTCATTGTTGCCAGTATTAGGTTTTACTGGGCAATTGTTCATTTCGCCAATTGCAGCAGTTTTAGTATTTCTTTTAGGAATCTGGATGCTTTTTTATGCAGTGAAACTGTATAAATTGAGAACAGCAAAAGCAGCAAGAACATTAATGTTGGTAAGTGTTTCTTATATTTCGCTTTTACAGATTGTATATATAGTAGATAAATTTTTAAGATAG
- a CDS encoding cytochrome c oxidase subunit 3 translates to MEMTLKTNDEQAQKSKSAKLILLFAMVSMTMMFAGLTSAFVVSKSRADWLKNFELPSAFYWSTAVIIACSVTFHLAKKAIQKDNRSAVTSLLLGTLALGILFIVLQFQGFGQIVEQGYYFTGQGSSITTTFLYVVTVTHLLHLAGGLISLLIIIYNHFKQKYNSTQTLGIELGAMYWHFLDLLWVYLFLFLFFFK, encoded by the coding sequence ATGGAAATGACGTTGAAAACAAATGATGAACAAGCACAAAAGTCAAAATCAGCAAAACTGATTCTGCTTTTTGCAATGGTTAGTATGACCATGATGTTCGCAGGATTAACAAGTGCATTTGTAGTAAGTAAATCAAGAGCGGATTGGTTGAAGAATTTTGAACTTCCTTCTGCATTTTATTGGAGCACAGCAGTAATTATTGCCTGCAGTGTTACTTTTCATTTAGCAAAGAAAGCCATTCAGAAAGATAATAGAAGCGCAGTTACAAGCTTGCTTTTAGGAACTTTGGCTTTAGGGATTTTATTTATTGTACTTCAATTTCAAGGATTTGGACAAATTGTTGAGCAAGGGTATTATTTTACAGGACAAGGTAGCTCAATTACTACAACTTTCCTTTATGTGGTAACAGTTACACACTTGTTGCACTTAGCTGGCGGATTAATTTCACTTTTAATTATAATTTATAATCATTTTAAACAAAAATACAATTCGACTCAAACTCTTGGTATAGAACTAGGTGCGATGTATTGGCACTTTTTGGATTTATTATGGGTATATTTATTTTTATTTTTATTTTTCTTTAAATAA
- a CDS encoding cytochrome c oxidase subunit 3 yields the protein MGATVTTANNDEKTWGGGHEIQPLGSSYGKMMMWFFIVSDALTFSGFLGAYGFSRFKFIETWPLADEVFTHFPFMHGVAAPMYYVALMTFILIFSSVTMVLAVDAGHQLKKTKVAIYMFLTIIGGLIFVGSQAWEWKNFIKGEYGAVETVGGSLLQFVDKDGKRVALADFAVKLPEQREALTRSHSTWFMEDAQSLPTYTVAEVQAGFKAHPEILIRTEKLTDKKKKTVLSREESEAHLASAKYVVEGANLIRNEYGNKLFADFFFFITGFHGFHVFSGVIINIIIFFNVLLGTYEKRRSYEMVEKVGLYWHFVDLVWVFVFTVFYLV from the coding sequence ATGGGAGCGACAGTTACTACTGCAAACAACGACGAAAAAACTTGGGGAGGCGGTCATGAGATCCAGCCACTAGGATCAAGTTATGGTAAAATGATGATGTGGTTTTTTATCGTATCAGATGCCTTAACATTCTCTGGATTTCTAGGAGCTTACGGTTTTTCTAGATTTAAATTTATTGAAACTTGGCCTTTGGCTGATGAAGTGTTTACTCACTTTCCATTTATGCATGGTGTTGCGGCTCCAATGTATTATGTAGCATTAATGACTTTTATTTTGATCTTTTCATCTGTAACAATGGTATTAGCTGTTGATGCAGGACACCAATTGAAAAAGACAAAAGTTGCTATTTATATGTTCTTAACTATTATTGGAGGTCTTATTTTCGTTGGTTCTCAAGCTTGGGAATGGAAAAACTTCATTAAAGGTGAATATGGAGCAGTTGAAACAGTTGGAGGAAGTTTACTTCAATTCGTAGATAAAGACGGAAAAAGAGTTGCTTTAGCTGATTTCGCTGTTAAATTGCCAGAACAAAGAGAAGCTTTAACAAGAAGCCATTCAACTTGGTTTATGGAAGATGCTCAATCACTTCCAACTTATACAGTTGCTGAAGTTCAAGCTGGATTTAAAGCACATCCTGAAATTTTAATTAGAACAGAAAAACTTACTGATAAAAAGAAAAAAACAGTATTATCAAGAGAAGAGTCTGAAGCGCATTTAGCATCTGCTAAATATGTTGTAGAAGGAGCTAACTTGATCAGAAACGAATACGGTAATAAATTATTTGCTGATTTCTTCTTCTTTATTACAGGTTTCCACGGATTCCACGTATTCTCTGGAGTTATCATCAATATCATCATTTTCTTTAATGTATTGTTAGGTACTTATGAGAAGAGAAGAAGCTACGAAATGGTAGAGAAAGTTGGTTTATACTGGCACTTCGTAGATTTAGTTTGGGTATTTGTATTTACAGTTTTCTACCTAGTTTAA
- a CDS encoding cytochrome C oxidase subunit IV family protein, whose product MSHEHVSNTKRIWFVFGLLSLVTTVEVILGIYKPASLEFTHFIGLNLLNWIFYILTVFKAYYIVWAFMHMEGEKSSLRWSVVSPVIFLVLYLLFILLTEGHYIYGVFKDSTIKWNF is encoded by the coding sequence ATGTCACACGAGCACGTATCAAATACAAAAAGAATCTGGTTTGTTTTTGGATTACTTTCATTAGTAACTACAGTAGAAGTTATTTTAGGTATCTACAAACCTGCATCATTAGAGTTTACGCATTTTATCGGTTTGAATTTGTTAAACTGGATTTTCTATATCCTAACAGTTTTCAAAGCATACTATATTGTATGGGCATTTATGCACATGGAAGGTGAAAAAAGCAGCCTTAGATGGTCTGTTGTTTCTCCTGTTATCTTCCTAGTTTTATATTTATTGTTTATTCTGTTGACAGAAGGACATTATATTTATGGGGTTTTTAAAGATTCTACTATTAAATGGAATTTTTAA
- a CDS encoding SCO family protein — MFKNKSYIGISFIILIFGIYAIPKIVDRVKNGDVVKGNRLDNVGAKTPKDTKLLTIGPAPKFELTNQDNAKVSNETYKGKVYVLEFFFTTCPSICPKMNMSMLEIEKTFFGNPNFGIVSITIDPKHDTPQVLKDHAKLLGAKSSNWNFLTGDRDVIMDLSNKGFNLYAGANDKVSGGFEHSGLFALIDKEGNIRCRKDEFGNPNIYYDGLDKKGVRDIQEDIKILLAE, encoded by the coding sequence ATGTTTAAGAATAAATCATATATAGGAATCTCTTTTATCATTTTGATTTTTGGGATTTACGCCATTCCTAAAATTGTTGATCGTGTTAAAAATGGTGATGTTGTTAAGGGAAATCGTTTGGATAATGTTGGGGCTAAAACTCCAAAAGACACAAAGCTTTTGACAATTGGTCCAGCTCCAAAATTCGAATTAACAAATCAGGATAACGCAAAGGTTTCTAATGAAACGTATAAAGGAAAAGTATATGTTTTAGAATTTTTCTTTACAACTTGTCCATCAATCTGTCCAAAGATGAATATGAGTATGTTGGAGATTGAAAAGACTTTTTTTGGAAATCCTAACTTTGGTATTGTTTCGATAACTATTGATCCAAAACACGATACTCCGCAAGTTTTAAAGGACCACGCTAAATTATTGGGCGCGAAATCGTCAAATTGGAACTTTTTAACAGGTGATAGAGATGTAATAATGGATTTGTCTAATAAAGGATTTAATCTATATGCAGGCGCAAATGATAAAGTAAGCGGTGGATTTGAACATTCAGGTTTGTTTGCTTTGATTGATAAAGAAGGTAATATTCGTTGCAGAAAAGATGAATTTGGGAATCCGAATATTTATTATGATGGTTTAGACAAAAAAGGTGTACGCGATATTCAAGAGGATATTAAAATTTTATTAGCAGAATAA